In Pelecanus crispus isolate bPelCri1 chromosome 13, bPelCri1.pri, whole genome shotgun sequence, the DNA window CAAGTCACCTCCTCCGGTGACACTCCAAAGTTTCAGCCCTCTGGCCAGTcaatcacttccaagattcctgggcagtcagggtttcctattcaagcccaTGGCATtatcagtgcaacccacttactcaatgtagcatcagttgcatgatgtgtagagaGCACCCTCCTTTTCAACATCCAGCTCAGCACAGGCAATCAAGGTGCgaagaggagctgtgcttcagtaccaactatttctgaagcagctcaaactcCTTCATATGcttctaatatttctttttcagttggagAGTAATGGGAATGATAAAGGCAGGGCAGattggggagaagggagaggtaTTCTTGACAGCAAGCAGGATGACCTGCTGTATGTGAAATTCAAAACTAGCTAGGAGAAATCAGAAGTTTTCATCTATTATACCTACACAGCCACGGCTAAATTGAAACAAAGAAGCCTGGTTCATTGCCACAGTTGCTATAAAATTGGCGTTTATTGATTATTCAAAATTACTAATCCCCCGAGCAATTTGTTCACAGCAGACACAAACACCATAACACACCATCATGTTCTACATGGAAGACAAGTTATCTGACTAGACCTTCTCATTCTATGGTGTAAAGTGTTTGATTTTGCTTTCCCCAACCTACTTTTGCATCTATTTTAGCTTCTATGAAATCTCAGTGATAGAGGCAGAACTGCAATCAAAATTTAATCAGAAAGAGCTTTGATCTCACTAAGGGCCAGAGGGCTTTGCAGAAACTCATGCTTTCTCTAACAGATTTGAGGCATCATCCACCTACCACTTTTAACAAAACCAGCCAAGGATCACTCAAGAAACTCTCCTTGGGAGAATGCCTGAACCCATGTTGAAACCTTCCTCAGGTCTGCCCTTTTTCCTGACTGTAAGTCATCCAGACACAATCAGAGGACTTTGGCTTGTGGCCTGGATTTTTCCTGCATCTGGCAATCCCAGACAGATGTACACCTAGCAGTTCTTCAGCACATATACAGAGTCTATAGCATATCAGCTACCCAGATAAAATTGCTCACTGGAGTCACTGAAGACATGCTATGAAGCACTATGTGTAAATCCTGTTCAGAAAATTCCAGACAAACATAGCAAGTCAGTCCCACAAAGGGCTTAGAACTGCATCATCCCAGGCATAGGTGATGTTTATCTGAAGTCTAAGAAGGATACCCTGACTTGTGCATTGCCATGGACTTTCTATCATCATTATTTCTTGCTCATTTTAGAAAAGGCCTTCAGGTCTTCTTTAAGAGAAGTATTTAATGctaaaatagtaaaattatcTGGAATCCTCCAAAACACATTCTTAGACTCATGTTAGACACATTTACTAGTACATACAAAATTTAAGTGCCGTAAGAAAGGAAGTATATTGAGATATTACAAGGAATCTTGAAGCctagtttttaaagcaaaatcagCACTGAGTTTCCGCATGACTTCCGCATGACTCAGCCCATGCTGCTCTCTTTTAGTAAGTCCATAGTTTTCTTTCACATACTTTGCAAAGGGCATTAGATGTGTCCTAGCAGGAGTCCCATCCTTCCGAGTGGGCTGACTCAGGACCAGCTGCCCCCCACAGAATGCACACATGAAGCACTCTGTGTCCAGAGACTTGGAATGACGTCCAGtcctgaaatggaaaaataactaCTTTGATTTCACACTTGAGGTAGACAGTACTTATGGGAAAGGGCTCGTCTCCCAGGCTACTTAAGGTCAGATTTTTAAGCTAGCATTTTAGAACAGGGAACAGACTACATACTTCACACAGTGGAACAATCAAATCTGTATTACACATTTCTTTACGCTAGAACCTTTACCACTGCCTTTTCAGCTTGGTTCCTTCCTCTGTCTGTTTTAGTCTCAGCCTAGTAGTATGAAGTGCTACAACATTTCAAAACACCTCCACAACTCATGTATCAACTACCCCTTGCAGTTTCTCCTCAAAGCCATCACCATGAAATCTTCTCAATGCTCTGTTGCATCTAAGCATTGCGTAGTCATAGTAAACACTTCAGGAAGATTCTTTCATAtgcaaaatactgtttcctTCCAGTGCTTCTGGAAGTAGCACATATgatcctcagaaaaaaaaatcccatgcaTGCTTTCTAAGCTTGCATTTAGCCCCtaaagttgggggggggggagcagggaataataatttttttttttttttaatttaaaaaaaaaaaaaaaaaaacaaacaaccccacACCGTTGTCAGCCACTTTCCTGGGCTATGCAGAACTGAATTCACAAAACTTCATGCTCTCCAACTGAGACTGAGGTCATTACATACTGAAGTCTGTGGTCAGCTATGATCTTTCAGAAAAGGTAACACCTTCCATACCCATGAAAGGTAAGAAACTTGTGAAATTACTATAGCAACTATTTCTTCTGCTTGATCTCAGCAACATATATAGTTGTCATTTCACAAATGCAGTAAGCAAGACAGAAGTCTAATGGCCAATGTTGCAGTCTATCAGTAGATCTGCATCCTAGCTTCAATCCTTCACATCATAGTGCTGCTCACATCTGTGTGACTGCAGACACCTATTCTTCCTTTAATATATACATAACCTGAAAGAGTCCATGAGGTAAAAGATCAATTAAAAAACTGACTATAGCTTTTACAGAGTTTTAAACCAACAGAAATCATTCTATTGTTGGTCTCTACATTTGACTTAGCACCACTACCATAACAAAGATACAAGATTAGTCAAAGTGTTTAGTCTTAATTCAAAGTCATCAAGATACAAAACCCAGAAAGTTTCCCCTGATACTTTGTTCTAATATCTGATTACTGTCACACATTTTGTGCTCAGTTTTTATGGGGACTTGTTCCACTTTTGAATTCCAGTTGCTACTGACTTCTTTCAGCGTCAGATAGTCCTCAGTATCTTTACAAGGATGAGCATATAAAAAGTAACTTGGTCCACCATGCCAAGTCGCACTCCCTTGTGGACTGTTTTTACTTAGATCAAACCTAGATTGTTGTCATAGCACATTCAAAGACATTActttgtaaaatgtaaaatgtggCTAGATTTCAAAAGAACTTGGAATGCATTATTTCTGCAACACATGCTAGTAATTTGCTTACATGAATTCTACAGGGATGTGCCAGATCCAGTCATTGCCCTGTCAGTGCAGGTCCACAAGTATTACTCCTGATGTAGTACTTAGAACTAAGACTGGAAATACCACCCCCTACCAAAAAGCCTATAATAGGATCAGTGTTGATCATGAAATCAGAGATAACTGGTCAAAAACTTTCACAAGATCACCCAATATTAACTACAGTGAAAGGTAAATCCAAATTTACTTCATTTGAGCAATGTTTGAAAAGTGAGAGCAGCCACATGGGGTGTGATCTTTCCCTGCCATGTCCTTCAAAGCTGAGGCACATATTCTGATCTCTTACTGCTTCCCAGAGACCCTCCATCATCACCAATGGTCCTCAGAAGACACTTCTGCCTGTCCTGACCTCTGAACTGGAACTGAAACTACCTGGAAACAAACATGTGGAATCATGTAGTGAGGTTCTGTGGGCTCAGGAAATGTGAAGTAACAACTCAGAGAGTATCCCAATTGCTTCACAGTTTAAGAGACCCATGATTTCTAGACACAGGAGACAAGTTAGAGACAAAGTTAATACATAGTCACATGCAAGATCAAAACATTACTCACGTAGCTTTGCAAGAAACACACTCATAGATGAATTTGTAATTAATCTCATAGCTGTGGCATCGTGTTACTACTGGCAGTTCTGGATGAATCACAGCTGATTTATTGGCATAGAATCTCCAGAATCGTCCATGTCCATCACGAACACCATTGATCAGCCAAGTGGCTGCATGGCAAACCTCATGAACTAGTGTGTCCCGAAGACGATCTTGGGGTAAGGCAAACAAAAAGACATTAAGATCAGTCAGGTATGGGGAAGTATGGACTTTCATCTTTGGTCACTGCTTCAGACCTTTGACACTCATTAAGATGCAAGAGTTATTTTGGAGGTTGGAATTACCAATGCTTTGATAAGACAAAATGCCCCAAAACAAGGTTTTACTCAGTCTGTTTCCAGTTTTGTGATTAGCCCTAATTCTGCATCCTAGTTACTTCCCTGCACACCTGAtctgtttggggggtttttgttgttgttgtttgtttgggttttttggttgttggtgtggtttggggtttttttctttttttgtaataagACCTGAAACACCTTTATTTAGACCAAGATTCATTGATTGCTTTTGTAACATTGATACCAGAAACAACTAGAGCAGAGGACTGAATTTTCTccacaattaaaatatttcagttggaagggatctacaatgatcatctagtccaactgcctgaccaaaagttaaagcatgttattaagggcattgtccaaatgcttctcaaacactgacaggcttggggcaacgaccacctctctaggaagcctgttccagtgtttgaccaccctcttggtaaagaaatgcttcctaatgcccagtctaaacctcccctggcacagctttgaaccattcccatggGTCTTATCACTGGATACGacagaagagatcagcacctccctctccacttcccctcctcaggaagctgtaaaGAGCAATGAGGTaacccctcagcctccttttccccaaactagacaagcccaaaatCCTTAGTggctcctcacaggacattccttccagccctttcaccagctttgttgccctcctctggatgcattcaaggaccttcacatccttcttaaattgtggggcccagaactgcagagtactcaaggtgaggccacaacaatgctgaatacagtgggataatcacctcttttgaccagctggttatactgtgtttgatgcacccccaccccaggatgcggtttgccgtcttggctgccagggcacactgctgactcatatttGAGCCTGCTGCCAACCAGatgcctttctgcagggctgctctccagccactcctctccaatttatacttgtgcccggCATTACTCCATCtcaggtgcagaatccagcatttggacttgttaaatttcatcccattaatcattgcccaatgctccaaaATAGACAGATCCCTCTGCCAGGCACCTTGTCCCTCATGAGAGTCaacacctcccagtttggtatcaccAGCAAatttgctaatggtgcattcaactcctgcattcAGATGATTGATAAATATgttgaacaggactggccctagaattgaaccctgaggaacaccactggtgacCAGTCGCCAGACTGACGTAGCCCCATTCACTGTAAGcctttgagctctgcccttcagccaaTTCTTCACTCAGCGCACCACAAACCTGCTCGtcccacagttggacaacttgtccagaagaatgctgtgagggacagtatcaaaagcctcactaaaatccagaaaaactacatccactgccctcccttcatccactaggtgggtgaCCTTATGACAAAAAGGTATCAATTAGTTAAACAGAACTTTCGCTTTGTGAACCCGTgctgactgtgcctgatgattaCATTactctttaaatgcctttcaacaGTACCCAGtatgatctgctccataatttttccaggaagtGAGGTTAGACTAAGTAATCTGTAGTTTCATGGGTCTTCCCTCACAcccttcttgtaaattggaataacactggctagcttccagtcagcagggacccCACAaggagttccctgttcagccaagctgggCTTCTGCCTTGCTTGCTTGACTTATGACACAACGggattgcctgctcctgtgcttctaaAAGGTGCTTCTTAAAAACTGACCAGAACTTGTGGACTCCTAAaccctcaaaagcagattcccagggtaCTCTGTTGTATCTCTCAAATCTAATTTATTGAGCTTACTTCAAAATAGTCTATTAATTACAGAACTGGTTCTCCTACAGTAACTGCAACATTCACATCCCCAAATTGGGAGATGAGGGAGAAATAGTTACAGTACCCAACATGTAACAGAACTTAATTTGGCACTGACTTGTCTTTATTCCAGCTTTAAATGGTACCAACAAGGTGGCTAGCTACGATGGAAGAAGTCAGATTTTAGATTGCCGTTATAGTACATATCGAATTAGAGTAACCTATAGATCTTCAAATCAATAAGAAATATAAACAAGGTACTGCAGTTAGCATGAATACATCCATGTTCTCACATTTTGTAAGTTTGCCCAGCCTCTTAGAAGGGTTGTGAGGACAGGTACTACCATTAatggatttatttattcaaGGTAATACGAAGTTTCAAAGCAGTGTCCAGTTCCAGATCTCTTAggtctgttttttcctctagaaCCTGCTTTCTCAAAGAAGAATCAGCACAGCATATCTTTTCTTTTACCCACCTGCAGAGTCACAGACTTTCTCAGAAAGTTCTATGCGAGCATAACGCTTTGCTTCAGGACCTTCTGTCTGGCCAGTTACACAATATCctgctgtttttctcattttcttattCCAGATTATTACCATTTTCTCTGgtaactgaaaaacaaaacagtatatGTAATCTGCCCTTCTCCtacctctcttttcttctggcCCTCTGGCTTCCCCCTATATTTACTGCAAAGACAGTACAGGATGCGTCTGTTAGTGCCCTTAACACTGTTGTCACTTAAGATGCAAATCCACCCTCCATGGCTTCTTATTCCCATCATCAGTTCTTCTGTAACCAACACCAGGAGTTTCACAATGCAGGATGAGACAAAATCCCTTAGTTCCTCTATTCTGCCTCCAAGAGTGGCTAACACATGCCACTTAAGAGGAAATACTAGGACAGGTCAGGCATAAAACAGAATTTCCTcctccaaaaaacaaaacaaaaaaaatattcttcccaACTGCTAGACATTTGCAAGACAACACCTCACTGAGCCACACGTGGTTCCTTTGCATTAAATAGCCCTTAAAGTTGTTTTCTGGTGTTTTGGGGAGTGTATGTGTATGTTTAAGAATACATATGCATTGTTAGCATCCACAATAGGCTATGATCAGAAATTCTAGAGCTTAATAATCTACAGGTCAAGTACCATCTGCTTTGGTTCTTCTGAACCTGCAACTTGCCATTTTAATTTGATGCACCTTCACACTGCAAGAGGGTGAATAATCACCCCTTGCTTATCCTCTGTACTGCTCCTGATTTTATAAGCCCTCATCATATCTATCTTGGTTGGCTCTGTTCTTTTACTAACAGTTTTCTGTCATCTAAATTAGTTAATGAGCTTAAGGAAATGGTCCAACAGTAGTAAGTGCCAGCACAGGTACAGGACTGAAGCACTGGGGAACAAGATACTTTGCTTTCAACAAGAGTAAGCCTGTTCAGCTCAGCTTTATGTGAAATCATGAACTCAGCCTGTCCTTGGTCAGCTCAACAACATTTTCCTCAGctgcacagaaacattttccttcctgaaggaAACTCTACTGGAATTACTGAGGGCAGCGTCCTTCCTTTCAAGGATGTTTCTCACCAGAGGAGGGTCTCCAGTATCCCAGAAGATGTAAAGGTCAAGACAGCAGTTCTCTGGAATTGAACCTTCAATTTGAAATACAACTTACAGCTTTAGATTTGCCCAAAACTGTTAGTCAAAGGATAAGCAGCTTTTTAATCTGCTCTAGAACTGCAGACATGAACATGCAATAGGAATGAATGAAGACTGCATGTAGCATGACTAAGCACAAGGCAAGAGGCCCTAACAAAGGGAAGTGCTTTTATCCATGAGTTCTCTGCCCCACAGCGTAGGCTCCCAGCACTTGCCTTGTCAGCTGCAGGCAAGAAAGTTGTGCTACAACTAGCTATTAGGCTGTGGTAATGCTGCAGAGTTCACTAGTACATGTTACTTCAGTAAAAGCTGAATGAGCAACAGTGGTAGGCAACCTTGAGcttctttcagcagcagaaagccatAGCTGCCTTTGCTGGGGTCTACTACCACAGAGGCAGCAACAGAAACATTCCTAGGCTGCTGAGCTGATGACCATGCAGGCACTATTAAATACATGAAGATAAATATCAGTCACCTCTTCAAAGATGAAACTGATCCAAGGCACCTCATGTAGCAGTTTCTCTCATCAAGGACTCTTGGACACCATCCAGACTGCTCACTTAAGGATGGTACACCATTACAACTGGGAAAGCAAGCCGAGCTGAAAACCACTGCATCACAGTGGTGATAAAcccttttcaaataaattgcTTGAACTAATTCAAACATAAGCCATTGCTATAAAGCTTAACTTCTCAAGTTAATGACTTAACTGATGAGGATAAAGAGTAATCACATCAAAAAGTGAGGAGCAACATATTAACCAGCATTTTAGAATTGTCGTTTTTGTTTTGAAGCCAACCTTCTGCTCAAAGATGGTACTATTATACAGACAGTAGAGCTTCTGTGCCAgctcctctttatttttcttgaaatacttCACATAGTGGGAAGCCGGATCTGAGAGATCTTGCAAGAAACAGCCAGGCACCGAGCACACCCTGAGCCTGCAAGAAAAGCCATAAAGCGGTTTACTGAAGTACAGAGATatcacactgaaaaataatggcCACTTTACAGCCAATAAAGATCTCTGGCATGCTGCCACTAGCATAAACCTCTCCTGACTTTTCATTAGCTTGCCCTCACAAGGCCAGTGGGGCACACATGCTTATACTGTCCTCTTCCCCCTTCAGGGGCATGAAAGGGCAGAACTGTTGCAGTAGTTCTgcaattatttcattaattcaCAAAACTAGATTATGAGAACTCCTGAGTAGGAAAAGAGGGTGGCTCAGATCTTTGTGACACAGTGAGCCACAATTATACTAGAACTTGATCAATATATGAACAGCTCTAACGTGATCATCCACAATAAAagtatgttttcagaaatatagCCAAAGATGTTCTGGGAATCCTCAGGAATTCATTCGGGGAAGTAGATATTCTACTAGGATGACTAACTCCAATACTGCAGCATTCCGACAAAGCATCAGCTTTAAACACATCATTTAAAGGTTTTGTATTGGTATACACAATTATAAGATGATTAAAGAACACATCACATGGCTAAAAGGCAGAATAAAGGCAGCtattagaaatgaaaaagacattCTTCTGAAAAGCTTAAGCTGCATccacatacagaaaaagaaacatgaatta includes these proteins:
- the GCNA gene encoding germ cell nuclear acidic protein isoform X2 produces the protein MKTPKSFTKKADASLKDLIDDPDDFFLDFKVRKSATKNSNAAQKDLQTPKKFLTSGKKNTCCQELQYPEASSDTEDSVFVESSWHDYQKGGVKDLRESQRCIKFSPPQNLKASISRGSPDLLVRRKERSCEKSTENKVPTVALRQSTEVESDSSDDEFVSLIERIRKRSIPRKPILSTSKTVYQPSTIENIKPPCEDAQPLKGEGVKTPRPNSISLQETPSRMMASARIPRNELISCSQSAKTEKRLRVCSVPGCFLQDLSDPASHYVKYFKKNKEELAQKLYCLYNSTIFEQKLPEKMVIIWNKKMRKTAGYCVTGQTEGPEAKRYARIELSEKVCDSADRLRDTLVHEVCHAATWLINGVRDGHGRFWRFYANKSAVIHPELPVVTRCHSYEINYKFIYECVSCKATTGRHSKSLDTECFMCAFCGGQLVLSQPTRKDGTPARTHLMPFAKYVKENYGLTKREQHGLSHAEVMRKLSADFALKTRLQDSL